TAAGATGATGCTGTGGTTTAGCGACCGCGATGGCTTGGCGGCTAAGGCCAACAGTGGCGGTGCCCAGCGGGATGCTTACGGCTTGTTTTTTACACAAGATGCCTGGGACAATTTTAAGCTGAGCAAAGACGAAGCCGCATTGGCCAAAGAGCTGAAAGAGAAAGCCGAAAAAGCCGATACCACTAAAAAAGCAAAGCCCGCCAAAGACAGCGTCATGATTGATTGGGCTGGTTTGGATATGCGCAAAGCCCGCCTTACCATTCACAGCAGTAGCATGAGCGATGCCTTGGTAGACAATGCTGGTGAAAACCTGTACTACCTCACCCGTTTTGAGCGGGGTGTAAACCTGTGGAGCACCAACCTGCGTACCCGCGAAACCAAAATACTGGCGCCACTGGGGGCCAACGGTGCGGGCAATATGCAGTGGGATAAAGAAGGCAAAAAAATATACCTGCAAACCGATGGTGGCATTGCCAAAATAGACCCTGCCAGCGGCAAGGTTGACCGCATTGGCATTGGTGGCGAAATGATGCTGGATGTGGCGGCAGAACGCCAGATTATGTTTGAGCATGTAGTGCGTCGTACGGCAGATATTTTTTACAAGCAAGGCTTTCATGGTATTGAGTGGAACAGCATGAGTGCTGCATACCGCAAGCAACTGCCACACGTGGGCAATGGCTACGAGTTTAGCGAACTGCTGAGCGAACTGCTGGGCGAACTCAATGTGAGCCATTGTGGTAGCAGCTATTCATCCATGGCGGCCATGGCCGATGCCACCGCTTCACTGGGTGTGTTTTACGATTATCAGCACAAAGGCAACGGCGTTAGAATTGAAGAAGTGATTGCCGGTGGTCCGTTGGATAAGGCGGGTTTCAATATTACAGCGGGTACCATCATCGAAAGCATCGATGGCGAAACCATTACTGCCGATAAAGACCTGGCGCAATACCTCAACCGCAAAGCGGGTAAAAATGTGCTGTTGGTATTGAACGAAAATGGTAAAAGCCGTGAGCTGGTGGTAAAGCCCATCAGCATGGGCGAAGAAAACGGCCTGCTGTACAAGCGTTGGGTAAAACGCAATGCCGATGAAGTAGACCGCCTCAGCAACGGGCAGCTGGGCTACATTCATGTACCCGGCATGAACGATGGTGCCTACCGTACCGCTATTGAAGAAGCCATGGGTAAATATGCCGGCCGCAAAGCCCTGGTGGTAGATACCCGCAACAATGGCGGTGGCGATTTGGTGGCCGACCTTACCATGTGGTTGAGCGGCAAGCGTTTTATGGAATACAGCAACGACAAAGAAGTGGCCAACTATGAGCCTACTTTCCGTTGGAACAAACCCAGCATCAGCCTGGCCAATGAGGCCAACTATAGCGATGGTCATTGCTATGCATTTGCTTACAAATACCTGCAGCTGGGCAAGCTGGTGGGCATGCCGGTACCAGGTACTTGCTCCTTTGCCGGTTGGGAAATGCTGCAAGACGGACAAACCCGCTGGGGTACCGTACCCATGGGCGTTCGCATGATGGATGGCAGTGGTAAATATTTGGAGAACTACCAAACCGAGCCCGACATCAAACTGATGAACGAATACAACCAGGTAAACAAAGGCAAAGACCAGCAGCTGGAAGCAGCGGTAGCGGAATTGCTGAAAGAGATTAAATAAATGTTTGCATATTCTTTATAAAAAATGCCGCCTCAATGGGTGGCATTTTTTTATAAGTCGTTTTCCTTACATGTGGCCTCTGTGAGACACCAACCAATAAAAAAGGAACATCAAAAAGTTCAAAAGGGGAAAGCCCTAGAATTGTAAGAAAACTAACTAAATTGTAATATGCGTTTCATTTTCGTTTTATTATTCTGCCTTCAAATCTTTACCGGTAGTTCTCAAGATACTGCATTATACTCCACCTCAGGTATACTTGTATACAAGTACAGTAAGTCCAAGATTTCAAAAGATTTTTTTAGTCTTAGAAAAAGATTGAGTAAGAAAGAGAAAAACCACGCCCATCTGGCCAATGATATAATATTGAAGAATAATAACTTCTTTATAAATGGTACTAAGCATTTCAACAAGAGTCATCATGTTGAACACACGCTAAATGGGGATTCTCTTTTTATATGGCATTATTCAGATTGCTGGAACCTTTTATATCTTCTGGAAAATGAAATGAATATTAAGTTTCCAATTGTTTCAGAAATGCCCTATTTAAGTGTACCATATATTTCTTTTCAAGGGATTCCTGACATCGCCTTTAGGATTTTTTCTGTTAATTGTACATTCTTAGAAGTAAATTTATTTGTTGACAATGAGACATTTTGTAATCGTCTTAATGGCACGTGTGATTTTGTAAAGTTTTCTGTTGGCAAATCTTACAAGCTTTTTATTCTCTATAAAGTTGACAGCTATAGTTCCTACTTAGATAATATAAGCTACGATAAAAACATAAAGGTTTTAAAAATACCTGTACTCTGACTTTAGTGTATTTTTTTGCCGTTGCGGGTGTTATCACACCGCAACAGTTGAATCGTCCCCGACTCCCGTCGGGGATGTGTTGGTGGAGCGACTACAGTCGCAAAAAAATGTTGTTGCTGTTGCAGCTGTTATTACCTGCAACATTTTTGTTTCAACGCGGAGGCGCAAAGCCGCGAAGGAATTTTTACCGTAGGAAAAAGAGGCAACGGAAAATGCTATTGCGGAAGTTGCTGGCTTTTGCAAGTGCTATCGTCTGTAGCTATCAGTGAGTGTTGGCAGGTGCGGACACTTTGTAACAAACAGCAGCACCAGCATGTATTTATGCTTTCAACAAACCGAGGTACTTCTCCCGGTTTTCGTAGATAATCCAGCCGAGGCAAACCCAAATAACCAATGCAATGGGCAATCCACTGGGGGCGGTGAAAATATGGGTGAGCAATACACCAACCATCACCGGAAAAACCACCAATACACCCAAGGCTCTGGTACGTGCAAAGAGGATGAGTATGCCTCCTACAATTTCTGCCACGGCAATCAAAGGCATCAGCCATTCAATTTCTACCAGCGCCATGCCATCTTTGATGACTTCCGCAGGCATATCGGGCGGCACGGGCATGTAGTTGAAAAATTTGTTGAGGCCGCCATTGATGAGCAGCAGGCCAAACAGGAGTGATACTACAAACAGGATTTTCTTTTTCATGAGAATAAACCTATTGAAAAAATGCAGGAAGCATGACAACTTTTTTCAACGCAAAGACGCCAAGCAGCGAAGTGTTTTTTTAACGCAGGCAAATGAGGGAAAGGAGAAAGCTGTACCAATCTTATCACCTGCCGCCTTAATAAACAACAACACCTACATGCGTAACCAATTTTCATTTCCTTGCTTTTAATAGCAGCACAAAATTTTATTTCAACAATGGCTTTTCGTTATATTACAAACCGATTATGCTACAGAAACCCTCAAGCAAAGCCATGTTGCATAAGCAATGCAACTAAAGCCATATACCAAAACCCCTGATAAGGAATATGCAGCCCTATCCCAACTGTACCCACATGCAAAACCCAAAAAGGTTTCAGTTTTCACTGTATTGTTTGTTGTTTTTCTTCAGCGTTATTTGTTTCAGTTCGGTAAGCGCCAAAATCATTTATGTAAAAACCGATGGTAGTAATGCCAATGTCGGCAATAGCTGGGTAAATGCTTATCAAACAATACAGCATGCTATTAATGCAGCTGTAGCTACCGATGAGATTTGGGTAGCGGCTGGCACCTACAAACCCACTACTACTGCTGATCGTACCATTTCTTTTGTGCTCAAAAACGGCGTTGCCATGTATGGAGGATTTACTGGTACCGAAACCCAGCTGAACCAGCGCAACCACCTATTGAATGAAACCATTTTGAGTGGCGAAATAGGGGCGGCCAACAATAACAGCGATAATACTTTAAGAGTAGTAGTAGCTACCGATGCAGGCAATGGCACCGTGTTGGATGGATTTACCATTACCGGCGGCAATGCCAACGCCGACCCTTCTGCCTCTGGCGGTGGCCTATACATATTTAGAAGTACCCTCACCGTTGCCCGGTGTAAGATTACGGCCAATAATGCTGCCGATGGAGGCGGTGTTGCTAATGTTGGCGGTGCCCCTGTTTTTTTTGACTGTCGCTTCACTGGCAATACCAGTACCTTCAATGGTGGCGGCATGCGCAACGACGATTCGAAGCCCACACTCGATAACTGTATCGTATCCGGTAATTTGTCGGCGTCAGGTGGCGGCATGTCAAACTTCAGCCTTATCAATAACACCAACCCCATCATCCGGAACACGGTTTTTTTGGGTAACCATGGTTCCGGCACCGGCGGCGCCATATCTAACCTGTCTACTTCGCCGGTTATCGTCAACTGCAGTTTTTCAGGCAATTCAGCCCCTAATACAGGAGGGGGTGTTTTTAATAATGTTTCTGTCAGTGAGGCGTTTTCTGCACCTGTATTAACCAACTGCATTATCTGGGGAAACAGCAGCATCTTCAGCCTCACCGGAAATTTGACCACCATCACCTACTCGATCGTTCAGGGTGGTTTCCAGGGTACAGGCAACCTGAATCTGAACCCATTGTTTTTGAGCCAGCCGCCCATAGGCCTGGGCTCAACCGGCGACCTGAGGGTACAAACCTGCTCGAGAGCAGTAAACGGAGGACTGAACAGTGCGAACCCAACACAGATTGATCCGGTTGGCAACCCCAGAATAGTGCTTGGTACCATTGACATGGGCGCTTATGAGGTGCAATCGCAGCCCGATTGTTGCCCACCGGGAAATGTGTTGTATGTAAATGCCAGTGCCACTGGCAGCAACAACGGCCACAGTTGGGCCAATGCACTTACATCAATTGGCGAAGCCCTGCAAAAGTCGGATCATGCCCGGGCGTAACCGAAATATGGGTAGCGGCCGGTACCTACAAGCCTACAACAGGCACCGATCGGAATGCCTACTTAAGTCTCAAAAACGGCATTGGCATCTATGGTGGATTTGCAGGCACAGAAACAGCACGAAGCCAGCGCAATCTGGAAGTAAACCCCACCATCCTGAGTGCGGATATTGGTGTGCCCAATGATCGCAACGACAATTCGTACCACATTTTTTCCAATACCAATATCGGACCCACTGCCATTCTCGACGGATTTACACTGACAGGTGGCAATGCCAACGGCAGTCCCGGCATTCAGGGGAATACGGGGGCAGCTATCTTGAATTATACAGAGGCTAGTCCAACTATCAGAAACTGTGTATTCTCTGGCAATTCTTCCGAATACGGCGCTTTGGCTAATATTTACAACTCAGTGCCTGCTGTAACAAACTGTTCGTTTATCGGAAACCTGGCCTATCGCGGGGCTGCTATCTACAACTTTGGATCTTCGCCTTCGATTGTTAATTGCAGTTTTTCAGGCAATCAGGTCACAAACAATGGTTCATCCATGCTTAACTCCGCCTCGTCTGCATTACCCTCAAACCCCACTATTACCAATTGTATAATTTGGGGGAAACGGCGGTTCGAATTTTCTGAATTTTAGCTCTACACCGACTATTACCTATTCAATTGTGCAGGGAGGCCAGGCAGGCACGGGCAATCTTGATGTCAACCCACAATTTGTAAGCCAGCCCGCCATTGGTTTGGGTACTGTGGGAGATTTGCGGCTGCAGCTTTGTTCACCAGCCATCAATGTGGGTAGCAATGCAGCCAACAATACCACCACCGACCAAAATGGTAAGCCCCGGATAACATTTGGCACCATCGACATGGGGGGCCATGAGCAGCAGCAGGTTCCACCTCCTCCTGTTGGTTATATTACCAACGTACAGCAATTGCCGCTCAATGGATCCGCCATGTTCTCGGCCACCTGTGGCGCTTTTGCCGAATTGCAAAGTACTGGTGCCAGGCCGGTGAGTGGCACCATAACAGCAAATGTTTTCGTGGATGCCGACCCGCCATCAATGGACGGAAAAAATTATGTGGCCAGGCATTTTGAGCTCATGCCAGGCAACAACGCATTCACCGGCACAGGGCGCATCAAATTGTATTTTACCCAGGCTGAGTTTGACCAATTTAACAGCCTGCCCGACACGGAACTAAAGCTTCCGGCATCCCCCGATGACCAAACAGGCAAAAGCCATCTGAGGATCTATCATTTTCCCGGAGAAGGCATCGTCGGCATTGTTCTGTTTTACAAAATGGGTGTCACCGAAATAGATCCCACCAACTTCGAGATTCTTTGGAACGAAACCGCCCAGCGTTGGGAGATCAGCTTTTTAACCACCGGCTTTGGCGGCTTTTTTGTAAGCACTGCCAATACCAGCGTGTTCTGCCCCGAATCTGAATACCAATGGCATGCCGCTACTAGCGGCACTACCTACCAATGGCAAAAGCTGCAAAACGGTAGCTGGGTAACCCTCGAAGATCGGGATGTTTTTCCTTTCACCAATTCCCCTGTGCTGTTTTGCACTACTTCCATCACTGCTGATTGGTATGGCACACAAATCCGATGCTTGGTGGATGGCAACAAACCCGGGCCGGTGTACACCATTCATTTTGCTACCACATGGACGGGTGCCATCGATAATGCATGGAACAAGCCCGGCAACTGGAGCTGCGGCATTGTGCCCAACCAATACATGAATGTGCGGATTAACAATAATGTGCTCATCTATCCGCAGGTTCCGGTAAATACAACGGTGCGAAGTATAATTATACAACCGGGAGCCACAGTAAATCTGGCACCAGGTGTACAGTTAACCATTACAGGCAAATAAACAAGGAGGTAATACTTCAATGTGAATTCACTAAACGTAAGCTGTTATTTTCGGTTGGTATACTTACCTACCGAAACAATTCGTGTCATTCGTGACCATTCGCATCAATCTGTGCTAGTGCTATCCCCATCACTTCCTGCAAAAAGCGTTTCACCTCCCGCTGCACGGCTGCTACATCTTTGCTTTTGATGGGAGAGCCCTGCACATGGTCTCCTGTTGTAGCTAATTCAACCAATTGTTTTTTATCAGCAGCAGTGCCCAGAGAAGTATGCATCTCCCGCATGGCACTCACTTTTACTACGGGGTCTTGTTCCTGCTCGTTTTTGTAATAGGCCAGTGTGAGCACAGGTTGCTTCACTTTGGCAAAAGTTGTTGGCACCATCGCTGTTTCTAAATATTCCTGCAGCGCCACCAGGCTTTCTATGCGGTACTCGTAGTTCCAGTATTGTTTGTAAATGGGCCGGTCGTCTGTCACGGTACGTGTATTGCTGCCAATTACCAGCTCGGCTATTTGCTGGCCCCAGTGGTTGTTGAGCATCCACGCATTGGGGTCGTTGATGCGAATGTTGGGCGATATCAACACAAGCCCTGCAATCTCCGGATAAGTAGCGGCCAGTTGCAATGCCACCGAGCCGCCGGTGCTGGTGCCCATCAAGATGACTTTTTTACCCAACTGCTTGCCAATGGCATATGCCATTTGTGCCGATTGCCACAGGCCTTCGGGGCTGTAGTGTAGCAGTGGGGCGGCGGTATCTACACCATGCTGGTCGAGGCGGGCCAGATACAGGTTGGCACCCAATGCTTTGGCTATATCGCGGTGCGTAGGGTTGCCTTCTTCCTGGCTGGCACTAAACCCATGCAGGTACACCAGTGCATACTCGGTAGGTTGCTGCAGGCTATCGTTGTACCAAACTATACGTGCTTCGTTGTTGGGTTTTAGTTTGTGTTGTGCTTCCATTTGTTGCACAAATGCAGGCAGTGCAGCAGCCGTGGGTACATTGGGCAAGGCAATGTTGTACACCGGCTGTTTGGGCGAAGGCCCGGCTATATACAATACCATTACAACAGATAGCACCACCAGGGTGCGGGTAATCCAGCTACGCATAGCACAGATAGGTTTTACAAAAAATGAACAAGCAGGTTGAGGCGGGAAGATAACATGCAAAACCATCACCTACAGCCACAAAAAAGGCTGCTACAAAAGGTAACAGCCAATTTTTTGCTCACCACAAAAGCGGTTGAAACAATTGAACAGTGAGCTGGGGGTGTGGAAGTACGTTTAAGGGTTTATTCAGAAGAAAAGCGTGTAGGTAAATGGTGGGTAAACAATGTTCAGCTGTCGAAAATAGCCGGCAGCACTTATTTTTGGGAGCAGCTTTCTATCAAATCCCATTATGGGTATGCCAATACCAGCATTCAATAGGTAGCCAGATACCCTCAATTGTGTAGCATGAACCAGCAGCCGATGACTATTGTGATTGCCGATGACGATCCGGTGTTTAGAGAGCACCTGCGTTTGCTATTAACGCCACTGAAAGATGTACAGATAGCCGCCGTGTTTGAAGATGCATTTGCCTGCCTGCAATATTTGCAGCAGCAAATGGTAGATGTGGCGTTGCTGGATGTAGAAATGCCCGGCCTGAGTGGCATAGAGCTGGCCAAAAGCCTTACTGTAAAACCCTTGTGTATTTTCATCACTTCGCATCCCGGCTATGCCGTGGACGGGTTTGATATTGATGCGGTAGACTATGTGGTAAAGCCCATTCAGAAAGAACGTTTGTACAAGGCCATTCAAAAAGCGCAGCAACTGTTGCAGCTCAAATCTGCAGCAGCTATGCCGGTTACTGCAGCACCACTGCAAGACGATGCTTTCATTTTTGTAAAAGAAAAAAATGACTACATCAAAATTGAGCTGGCGCAAATTGTGTATGTAGAAGCACTGAGCGACTTCGTACACATTCATTTGCAAAACGGGCAAAAGCATTTGGTGCTGGTGAATTTGAAAAACCTCGAACCACAACTGAGAGCTGATTATTTTTTGCGCATCTCCCGTACGCACCTTATCAATATTAAAAAAGTAACAGCCCTGCGCAATCATCAGGTAGAACTGGAGGGCATGAGTTTGTCCATCGGTAAGTCGTATCTCGATGCGGTGGAAGCCAGCTTGCTGAAGGACAGAACGATTAGGCGGTTTGCTGATTAACTTCACCACATGAAATCTTGCATCATCAGCATTTACCTGCTGTGCCTGTTCGCTATCTCTTTTTCAGCAAAGGCGCAGCAAACAACCTCAACACTTGATAGCCTTGTACTGCTGTTAGAAAAGCACCCCGATGCCGATAGCATTCGCCAACAAGCCCTGCAAGATTTGGGTGCTTTGTATCAGGATGTAGACAATAAGCGGTCGGCGCAATACTACCTGCAGGCAGCCGAACTGGCGCAACACTTAGGCCTGGCGCTACCCGAATGGCGTGCCTGGTACAATTTGGGCTACAGTCATTTTTCGGCAGGCAATTACAAAGACGCCATTGAGTACTACCTCAAAGCCATTCGCATAGCCGAAAAAGAACAATACAAAAGCCGGCTGGCCAATTCGTACATGTCGCTGGGCAATGTGTTTATGGAAATGGGCGACTTCAAAAAGGCCAAATCCTACCACGACCAGTCTGCAGCAGTGTACATCCGCAACAATGATACGCTGGGTCTTGCCAGCTATTACAATGAAATTGGTCTTGGCTTCAGCCGGCAAAAACAACTCGATTCGGCAGCCGCGTATTTCAACAAAGGGCTGGTACTGGCCCGGCAAATAAACGATGGCCTCATGCAGGCCGACCTGCTGAGTAACCTTGGCCTCAATTACAAAAAACAACAACGATACCCCGAAGCGCTGGCCCTGCTGAAAGAAGCCTGGTGGCTGGGCCCGCAGCACTACAACACGCCGGATTACAAAGCCGCCCTGCTCAACAATTTGGGTGCCGGCTATATGGTCAACCGCATGTACGATTCGGCCAAAGCCGCCTACTTTGCCAGCATAGCTTACAGCAAGGAGTCGGGTAGTAAGGCTTCGGAAATGGAGAACTACCGCAACCTCGGCGAACTCTTTAGCATGATGAACCAGCCCGATAGCCAGCTGGCCTACATGCAACAATATTATGCCCTTAAAGACAGCCTGCTCAATGCCGACATCAAAACGGCCATTACCCAAAAAGAAGCCGACTACCGCATTGATAAAAAGCAGGCAGAAGTAGATGCAGAAAAGCGCAACCGCAACTGGCTGCTGGCCTTGGTTGGCCTGAGCCTGCTGGCAGGGGCTGCCGTGTATGTGGCGTGGCGGCAAACAAACCGTAGCAACAAGCAACTGCTCGAACTCAACGAACACATTTCGGCACAAAAAAACCAACTCGAAAAACTGAATGCCCTCAAAGACCGGTTGATGAGCATCATCAGCCACGACCTGCGCAATCCGCTGGCCACCATTCAAACCTTTTTCGACATGAGCACCAGCGGCGACCTGAGTGCTGAGCAACTAAAACCTTTGCAACAGCACACCAGCAATGTGGTACAAAACACCAGCCACATGCTCGACAACCTGCTGCTGTGGGCCAACCTGCAGGTGCGGCAGGAGCAGCCGGTGCTCAAGCCCATTGCCATCAACCACCTGCCGGCCGAAGTAGCCGCTCAGGTGCAGCCCCAGGCCGATAAAAAAGACATTCAGATTGAAGTACACGTGCCTGCCCAAACCATACAGGTATTGGCACAGGAAGAAATGCTGCGCATTGTGCTGCGCAACCTACTCACCAATGCAGTCAAATTTTCCCGCCCCAATTCTGCCATACAGCTGCTGCTGAAAGAAGAAAATGGAGCCGCAGTGCTGTCGGTAAAAGACAATGGTGTAGGCATGACGCCCGACCAATTGAATGCCCTGATTCAGCAAACCAACAATAGTACCACGGCTGGTACCGGCAACGAAAAAGGAAGCGGCCTCGGCGTATTTCTGGTGCACGAACTGCTGAAGCCCATGCAGGGCCGCCTCGAAATAGAAAGTGCTCAACATGAAGGGTCTGTTTTCAGTGTTCGCATTCCGCTGTTGCAAACCGCCAAAGCATAGCCTGCTTCAGCAAGCCCGTTTTGTAGAAGCCCGGCCGCTAAAAACACGGCAGTCTGAACATTAACAGGCACCTCCGCCCGAAAACAACTACCTTCAACGCATTCTGAAGAACCATCATCGGATAAAGAAACCGGTAGTAAATTCTTACAAAACACAGAATGACCGTACATGAGCAGATCACAAGATTCCTGGAACAAAAGAGAAAGAGAGAAAAAGAAGCAGAAAGAAAAGCAAGACAAAGCGGAAAAGAAAGCTGAACGCAAACAGCAGGGTACCCGTGGTATTGATGAAATGATGGCCTACATTGATGAAAATGGCAACATCGTAGACACACCACCCGATCCTACCCGCAAAGTAGAAGTGAAACTGGAAGACATCGTAATTGGTGTGCCCAAAAAGTCGGAGCTGGATGAGGCAGAAGCTGTTCGTACTGGTATCGTTTCTTTCTTTAATGAAGCCAAGGGTTTTGGATTTATCCGCGATTTACAGTCTGGCGAAAGCATTTTCGTACACATCAATGCCTGCCAGGATCGCATTGGCGAAGGCAATAAAGTACAATTTGATGTAGAAAAAGGTCCCCGTGGTTTGCAGGCCGCACAGGTAAAACTGGCACCCTAAACCATTCATTCATACATCTTTGGCAGCAGCCGGAAGCAATAAGCTCCGGCTGTTTGCTTGATACCAACGGGCAAGGCAACACAATCTTCACAAGCCATTTCGGCCAAATGGCTGTACCTTCGCCGCCATTTTACACCGGGCCCTTCATCGAAGGACAAATCCGGGTCATTTTTTGAACCATAACCAAGCATCCCTGTCAGGGGGACGAGAAAGGTTACTTTTATGCAAATCCGCAACATCGCCATTATTGCCCACGTAGACCACGGCAAAACAACACTGGTAGACAACATCATCCGCAGCTCCAAGGTTTTCCGCGACAATCAGGAAGCCGGTGAACTCATCATGGACAGCAACGATCTTGAAAAAGAACGGGGCATTACCATTTTTTCGAAAAACATGAGTGTAGTGTACAAAGACGTGAAAATCAACGTGATTGACACGCCTGGTCACGCCGACTTTGGTGGCGAAGTAGAGCGGGTACTCAAAATGGCCGACGGTGTTATCCTGCTGGTGGATGCCTTTGAAGGCCCCATGCCACAAACACGTTTTGTACTGCAAAAGGCCCTGCAGCTCAACCTGCACCCCATTGTAGTTATCAATAAAGTAGACAAGCCCAACTGCCGCCCCGACGAAGTACATGATGCGGTGTTTGAACTCTTCTTCAACCTCGACGCTACCGAAGAGCAGCTCAACTTCCCCACCTATTATGGTAGTGGTAAAAACGGCTGGTTCAACGATAGCCTCACTCCAACGGACAACATATTGCCGCTGATGGATGGCATTCTGAAGCACGTGCCCGAACCAAAAATTCAGGAAGGCACTTTGCAAATGCAGATTACCAGCCTCGATTACAGCAGCTTCCTCGGTCGTATTGCCATTGGTAAAGTAGCCCGTGGAATCATTAAAGAAAACCAACCCTTCAGCCTGGTGCAG
The Phnomibacter ginsenosidimutans genome window above contains:
- a CDS encoding S41 family peptidase, which produces MLSALGVAMTTLVAAQSSSEAGWLRYPAISPDGSSVVFTYKGDLYKVPASGGTASLLTMHEAHDYNAIWSPDGKYIAFASDRYGNFDVFVMPATGGEAKRLTFHSAGEVPFSFTPDGKNILFGAARMDAAANRQFPTGSMPELYSVSVNGGRVQQILTTPAEDVKYSADGKRLFYHDKKGGENTWRKHHTSAIARDIWMYDVTTGTHKRLTGFAGEDRSPVLADGDKTVYYLSEASGSFNVYKMNADGSNATAVTNFKTHPVRFLSAANNGTLCFGYDGQLYTHANGKTNKLNISIVADARSTNEKTVAVGGGVSGMKVSPNGKEVAYLFRGDVFVSNADGSGTKQVTKTPEAEEDISWHSDGRMLVYSSERNGKWSIYKSEIVRKEEPYFYASTLVKETVLLTGDKSVLNPDMSPNGKELAYVENYNTLKVLNLASNQSRTLVTQKEWLSWGDGGHGVSWSPDSKWLLVSFSEQTIGNGEIGILSADGKQKIKNITQSGFGDSGPKWMMNGKMMLWFSDRDGLAAKANSGGAQRDAYGLFFTQDAWDNFKLSKDEAALAKELKEKAEKADTTKKAKPAKDSVMIDWAGLDMRKARLTIHSSSMSDALVDNAGENLYYLTRFERGVNLWSTNLRTRETKILAPLGANGAGNMQWDKEGKKIYLQTDGGIAKIDPASGKVDRIGIGGEMMLDVAAERQIMFEHVVRRTADIFYKQGFHGIEWNSMSAAYRKQLPHVGNGYEFSELLSELLGELNVSHCGSSYSSMAAMADATASLGVFYDYQHKGNGVRIEEVIAGGPLDKAGFNITAGTIIESIDGETITADKDLAQYLNRKAGKNVLLVLNENGKSRELVVKPISMGEENGLLYKRWVKRNADEVDRLSNGQLGYIHVPGMNDGAYRTAIEEAMGKYAGRKALVVDTRNNGGGDLVADLTMWLSGKRFMEYSNDKEVANYEPTFRWNKPSISLANEANYSDGHCYAFAYKYLQLGKLVGMPVPGTCSFAGWEMLQDGQTRWGTVPMGVRMMDGSGKYLENYQTEPDIKLMNEYNQVNKGKDQQLEAAVAELLKEIK
- a CDS encoding DoxX family membrane protein; translated protein: MKKKILFVVSLLFGLLLINGGLNKFFNYMPVPPDMPAEVIKDGMALVEIEWLMPLIAVAEIVGGILILFARTRALGVLVVFPVMVGVLLTHIFTAPSGLPIALVIWVCLGWIIYENREKYLGLLKA
- a CDS encoding choice-of-anchor Q domain-containing protein produces the protein MQNPKRFQFSLYCLLFFFSVICFSSVSAKIIYVKTDGSNANVGNSWVNAYQTIQHAINAAVATDEIWVAAGTYKPTTTADRTISFVLKNGVAMYGGFTGTETQLNQRNHLLNETILSGEIGAANNNSDNTLRVVVATDAGNGTVLDGFTITGGNANADPSASGGGLYIFRSTLTVARCKITANNAADGGGVANVGGAPVFFDCRFTGNTSTFNGGGMRNDDSKPTLDNCIVSGNLSASGGGMSNFSLINNTNPIIRNTVFLGNHGSGTGGAISNLSTSPVIVNCSFSGNSAPNTGGGVFNNVSVSEAFSAPVLTNCIIWGNSSIFSLTGNLTTITYSIVQGGFQGTGNLNLNPLFLSQPPIGLGSTGDLRVQTCSRAVNGGLNSANPTQIDPVGNPRIVLGTIDMGAYEVQSQPDCCPPGNVLYVNASATGSNNGHSWANALTSIGEALQKSDHARA
- a CDS encoding choice-of-anchor Q domain-containing protein, with translation MQGGQAGTGNLDVNPQFVSQPAIGLGTVGDLRLQLCSPAINVGSNAANNTTTDQNGKPRITFGTIDMGGHEQQQVPPPPVGYITNVQQLPLNGSAMFSATCGAFAELQSTGARPVSGTITANVFVDADPPSMDGKNYVARHFELMPGNNAFTGTGRIKLYFTQAEFDQFNSLPDTELKLPASPDDQTGKSHLRIYHFPGEGIVGIVLFYKMGVTEIDPTNFEILWNETAQRWEISFLTTGFGGFFVSTANTSVFCPESEYQWHAATSGTTYQWQKLQNGSWVTLEDRDVFPFTNSPVLFCTTSITADWYGTQIRCLVDGNKPGPVYTIHFATTWTGAIDNAWNKPGNWSCGIVPNQYMNVRINNNVLIYPQVPVNTTVRSIIIQPGATVNLAPGVQLTITGK
- a CDS encoding alpha/beta hydrolase, with product MRSWITRTLVVLSVVMVLYIAGPSPKQPVYNIALPNVPTAAALPAFVQQMEAQHKLKPNNEARIVWYNDSLQQPTEYALVYLHGFSASQEEGNPTHRDIAKALGANLYLARLDQHGVDTAAPLLHYSPEGLWQSAQMAYAIGKQLGKKVILMGTSTGGSVALQLAATYPEIAGLVLISPNIRINDPNAWMLNNHWGQQIAELVIGSNTRTVTDDRPIYKQYWNYEYRIESLVALQEYLETAMVPTTFAKVKQPVLTLAYYKNEQEQDPVVKVSAMREMHTSLGTAADKKQLVELATTGDHVQGSPIKSKDVAAVQREVKRFLQEVMGIALAQIDANGHE
- a CDS encoding LytR/AlgR family response regulator transcription factor, whose amino-acid sequence is MNQQPMTIVIADDDPVFREHLRLLLTPLKDVQIAAVFEDAFACLQYLQQQMVDVALLDVEMPGLSGIELAKSLTVKPLCIFITSHPGYAVDGFDIDAVDYVVKPIQKERLYKAIQKAQQLLQLKSAAAMPVTAAPLQDDAFIFVKEKNDYIKIELAQIVYVEALSDFVHIHLQNGQKHLVLVNLKNLEPQLRADYFLRISRTHLINIKKVTALRNHQVELEGMSLSIGKSYLDAVEASLLKDRTIRRFAD